From a region of the Toxotes jaculatrix isolate fToxJac2 chromosome 7, fToxJac2.pri, whole genome shotgun sequence genome:
- the wdr54 gene encoding WD repeat-containing protein 54, with amino-acid sequence MYHKEKSIQIKNSASALYNNLSVLRIAPRRLTYFTVVHANVVNMVSASWDGLNYSHRQLQSKEPNVATSTSLIMQAAFCGLPSRDLLVVTSQKGIQMYESDGSIMVYWHALDTPETPTAQAVFARGISAVWENYICVGVSSGAILVFDVPSKGSNITLSEVLEEHKDSITDLAPECSGSQECIADLVSADDGGSLCVWKSGEEFQLLNKIPGFDMSCSSVKLWKGTVVAGYGTGQIRLYEAVTGILHAEVNAHARWIYSLDIAPFSGLLLSAAEDSFVRVWHLTVTPETNSVEVAHLHNECVTDTQICGAKFCDGDGYAFAVTGYDLSEIIRYTQL; translated from the exons ATGTATCACAAAGAAAAGAGCATCCAGATCAAAAACAGCGCGTCGGCGCTGTACAACAACCTCAGCGTCCTGCGCATCGCTCCGAGGCGCCTCACGTATTTCACGGTGGTCCATGCTAACGTGGTCAACATGGTCAGCGCGTCCTGGGACGGCCTCAACTACTCCCACCGTCAGCTGCAGTCCAAGGAGCCTAATGTCGCCACAAGCACCTCTCTCATCATGCAG GCTGCATTTTGTGGTCTGCCCTCTCGTGATCTGCTGGTGGTGACCTCTCAGAAAGGCATTCAg ATGTATGAATCTGATGGCTCCATCATGGTGTATTGGCATGCCCTGGATACTCCGGAAACACCTACAG CTCAGGCCGTGTTTGCTCGAGGGATATCAGCAGTGTGGGAGAATTACATATGTGTGG GCGTTTCATCTGGTGCCATTCTTGTATTTGATGTTCCCAGTAAAGGCAGTAATATAACCCTCTCTGAGGTCCTGGAGGAGCACAAGGATTCTATCACTGATTTGGCCCCTGAGTGCTCTGGTAGCCAG GAGTGCATAGCTGATCTAGTCAGTGCAGATGATGGgggcagcctgtgtgtgtggaagtctGGGGAGGAATTTCAGCTGCTTAACAAAATCCCTGGCTTTGA TATGAGCTGCTCATCTGTCAAGCTGTGGAAAGGTACAGTGGTTGCAGGTTATGGCACAGGTCAGATCCGTCTCTATGAGGCAGTGACTGGAATTCTGCATGCTGAGGTCAACGCCCATGCTCGCTGGATATACTCACTAGACATTGCTCCTTTTTCTGGACTG CTTTTGTCCGCTGCTGAGGACTCTTTTGTCAGGGTGTGGCACCTGACTGTGACCCCAGAGACAAACAGTGTGGAG GTTGCCCATTTGCACAatgagtgtgtgacagacacacaaatctgTGGCGCTAAGTTCTGTGACGGCGATGGCTATGCCTTTGCAGTGACAGGCTATGACCTGAGTGAGATTATCCGCTACACACAGTTGTAG